A portion of the Ferrimonas lipolytica genome contains these proteins:
- the acpS gene encoding holo-ACP synthase, with protein MAIKGLGTDIVEIARFSDRFDKLGDKLARRILTESEQAEFAQSSTPARLLAKRFAVKEAASKALGTGIGRGVSFHHIELYHDDWGAPKLRFNGGAAERLASLGANCALVSLSDEKAYVVATVIIE; from the coding sequence ATGGCGATTAAAGGGCTCGGTACCGACATTGTCGAAATCGCTCGCTTTAGCGATCGCTTCGATAAGCTTGGCGATAAGTTAGCACGGCGCATCCTAACCGAGTCTGAGCAGGCAGAATTTGCTCAAAGCTCAACCCCAGCCCGCCTGTTGGCGAAGCGTTTTGCCGTCAAAGAGGCTGCTTCTAAGGCGCTAGGTACCGGGATAGGTCGTGGTGTCTCGTTCCATCATATTGAGCTTTATCACGATGACTGGGGCGCGCCTAAGCTGCGATTCAATGGTGGTGCTGCAGAGCGACTAGCATCACTTGGCGCAAACTGTGCGTTGGTAAGCCTATCGGATGAGAAAGCCTACGTGGTGGCGACCGTTATCATCGAGTAG
- the pdxJ gene encoding pyridoxine 5'-phosphate synthase has product MSILLGVNIDHIATLRQARGTDYPDPVHAAAVAEMAGADGITIHLREDRRHIVDRDVELLAQTIKTRMNLEMAVTDEMLAIAERIKPAYVCLVPEKREELTTEGGLDVVGQMDKIEDACTRLKAAGIKVSLFIDADPAQIEAAAQVGAPYIEIHTGAYADAESDVAQQAELKRIAKGAKQAAALGIVVNAGHGLHYHNVGPIAAIPEFYELNIGHSIIARAAIEGLAPAVQTMKQLMLAARR; this is encoded by the coding sequence ATGAGCATACTTCTGGGCGTTAACATCGATCACATTGCTACCCTTCGCCAAGCCCGTGGTACTGATTACCCCGATCCGGTGCACGCCGCCGCAGTTGCTGAAATGGCTGGCGCTGATGGCATCACGATTCACCTGCGTGAAGACCGTCGTCACATCGTTGATCGCGATGTTGAGTTATTGGCGCAGACCATTAAAACACGGATGAATCTTGAAATGGCTGTGACCGATGAGATGCTGGCTATTGCCGAGCGGATCAAACCGGCTTACGTATGTTTGGTTCCGGAAAAGCGGGAAGAGCTGACGACCGAAGGCGGTTTAGATGTCGTCGGCCAGATGGATAAGATTGAAGACGCTTGCACTCGTTTAAAGGCGGCTGGCATTAAGGTGTCGTTGTTTATCGATGCCGATCCCGCTCAGATTGAAGCTGCCGCCCAAGTTGGTGCACCGTACATTGAGATCCATACCGGAGCCTACGCTGATGCTGAATCTGACGTTGCTCAGCAAGCAGAGCTAAAGCGTATTGCTAAGGGCGCGAAACAAGCAGCAGCACTAGGTATCGTTGTGAATGCAGGCCACGGTTTGCATTATCACAACGTTGGTCCTATTGCTGCTATTCCTGAGTTCTATGAACTCAATATTGGCCACAGTATCATCGCGCGGGCTGCAATTGAGGGGCTAGCTCCAGCGGTGCAGACGATGAAACAATTGATGTTGGCTGCGCGTCGTTAA
- the recO gene encoding DNA repair protein RecO — MATTEPLSRAYLLHARPYKESSLLLDLLTEDHGRIAAVARIGGKTGAAKKAQLQPFRPLKVGLSGRSTLRNLAQLEAPSMPLPLTGTALYSGLYLNELCQRTLPEWQECATLFEQYQQSLIALASEAQAEANLRYFELALLQHLGQIPALEYDASSQPLSTSANYLWQAGQGFIATIQPNHRAVSGAMLLAWSDHQLLELEHLRQAKHLIRALLQPLLGNKPLHSRTLFNRQRGRHEHTSGR; from the coding sequence ATGGCGACGACTGAGCCGCTTAGTCGGGCCTACTTGCTGCATGCTCGGCCTTACAAAGAGAGCAGCTTGTTACTCGACCTACTTACCGAAGATCACGGCCGCATTGCGGCCGTTGCTCGTATTGGCGGCAAAACCGGAGCCGCTAAGAAAGCGCAGCTGCAACCCTTTCGGCCGCTAAAGGTTGGCTTAAGCGGCCGCTCAACGCTGCGCAACCTCGCCCAACTTGAAGCTCCGAGTATGCCGCTACCTCTGACTGGTACGGCGCTCTATAGTGGCCTCTATCTCAACGAACTATGCCAACGGACTTTGCCTGAGTGGCAAGAGTGCGCCACGCTGTTTGAGCAGTATCAACAAAGCCTGATTGCCTTGGCCAGCGAAGCGCAGGCAGAGGCCAATTTACGCTATTTTGAGCTCGCGTTATTGCAACACCTTGGTCAAATCCCCGCTTTAGAATACGATGCCAGTAGTCAGCCGTTATCTACCAGTGCTAACTACTTATGGCAGGCAGGACAAGGCTTTATCGCCACCATACAACCCAACCATCGTGCCGTTAGTGGAGCGATGTTATTGGCATGGAGTGATCACCAGCTTCTTGAACTGGAACACCTACGCCAAGCCAAACATTTAATCAGAGCCTTATTGCAGCCGTTGCTTGGCAACAAACCACTGCATAGCAGGACGCTATTTAACCGACAACGAGGACGACATGAGCATACTTCTGGGCGTTAA
- the era gene encoding GTPase Era, with protein MTDTTFCGFVAIVGRPNVGKSTLLNSILGQKISITSRKPQTTRHRIMGIHTEGSYQTIFVDTPGLHVDEKKAINRLMNRAAASSIGDVEMVVMVVEGTKWSPDDQMVLNKVKRGAGQRKTVLVVNKVDQVKNKEELFPHLEWLQQQFAFDAIIPMSAGKGDKPDQIVKMAQQLLPEGVHYFPEEYVTDRSQRFMAAEILREKLIRFLGDELPYSLNVEIEQFGVDEKGTFHINALILVERTGQKRMVIGNNGEKIKVIGREARIDMEELFDTKVYLETWVKVKSGWADDERALRSLGYGDD; from the coding sequence ATGACCGATACCACCTTTTGCGGCTTTGTCGCCATCGTTGGCCGCCCCAATGTGGGCAAATCCACGCTGCTAAATAGCATCTTGGGCCAAAAAATCAGTATTACTTCGCGTAAGCCACAAACCACCCGCCACCGCATCATGGGCATTCATACGGAAGGGTCTTACCAGACCATCTTTGTTGATACTCCTGGGCTGCACGTGGATGAGAAAAAAGCGATCAACCGTTTGATGAACCGCGCTGCGGCTTCCTCCATCGGTGACGTTGAGATGGTGGTGATGGTGGTTGAAGGGACCAAATGGTCGCCTGACGATCAGATGGTACTTAACAAGGTCAAACGTGGTGCTGGCCAGCGTAAAACTGTGCTGGTAGTGAATAAGGTTGATCAGGTTAAAAACAAAGAAGAGCTGTTCCCGCATCTAGAGTGGTTACAGCAACAATTTGCTTTTGACGCCATTATCCCAATGTCGGCAGGTAAGGGCGACAAGCCAGATCAGATCGTTAAGATGGCGCAACAGCTGCTACCTGAAGGCGTACACTACTTTCCAGAAGAGTACGTGACCGATCGCAGCCAACGCTTTATGGCGGCTGAAATCCTGCGCGAGAAGCTGATTCGTTTCTTAGGGGATGAACTACCGTACTCACTGAACGTTGAAATTGAACAGTTTGGTGTTGATGAGAAAGGCACTTTCCACATCAACGCCCTGATCTTGGTTGAACGTACCGGTCAGAAGCGCATGGTGATTGGTAATAACGGTGAGAAGATCAAAGTGATCGGCCGTGAAGCGCGAATCGACATGGAAGAGCTGTTCGACACCAAGGTTTACCTTGAGACATGGGTAAAGGTGAAGTCTGGTTGGGCCGACGACGAACGCGCCCTACGTAGCCTCGGTTATGGCGACGACTGA
- the rnc gene encoding ribonuclease III produces the protein MMQLKLKRLQDALNYQFKDEAHLQLALTHRSAAGLHNERLEYLGDAVLGFVIADELYHRFPKVTEGDMTRMRASLVKGVTLAELGRELNLPEVIKLGPGELKSGGFRRESILADAVEAIFGAVYLDSGTEAIRSLILRLYKSRLDAIVPGLRQKDPKTSLQEFLQGRRKALPVYTVLTVAGDAHDQTFTISCEVEDLADAIVGEGSSRRKAEQDAAAKTLELLQS, from the coding sequence GTGATGCAGCTCAAGCTAAAACGCTTGCAGGATGCACTGAATTACCAGTTCAAGGACGAAGCGCACCTGCAACTAGCACTGACTCACCGCAGTGCCGCAGGGCTTCATAACGAACGCTTGGAATACCTAGGGGATGCGGTATTGGGTTTTGTCATTGCTGACGAGCTTTACCACCGCTTCCCTAAGGTAACCGAGGGCGATATGACTCGCATGCGGGCAAGCTTAGTCAAAGGGGTAACCTTGGCTGAGCTTGGCCGCGAGCTGAATCTACCTGAAGTGATTAAGCTTGGCCCCGGCGAGTTGAAATCAGGTGGTTTCCGCCGAGAATCGATTCTGGCCGATGCGGTTGAAGCGATCTTTGGTGCGGTTTATCTGGATAGCGGTACTGAAGCGATTAGAAGCTTGATTCTACGCCTGTATAAATCGCGTCTAGACGCCATCGTACCGGGCTTACGCCAAAAAGATCCAAAGACCAGCTTGCAGGAGTTTCTGCAAGGTCGTCGTAAAGCACTGCCTGTTTATACCGTGCTCACCGTTGCCGGTGATGCTCACGACCAAACCTTTACCATTAGCTGTGAAGTAGAAGACTTAGCCGACGCGATTGTTGGCGAGGGCTCTTCACGCCGCAAGGCCGAGCAGGACGCTGCAGCCAAGACTCTGGAGCTGTTACAGTCATGA
- the lepB gene encoding signal peptidase I has protein sequence MATLFSHILVLATLVCGLVWAFDHFVLLPKRQAALATAEANSGAPLDENTRTGLLREGVIAENCHGVFPVLFGVLIFRSFIFEPFQIPSGSMMPTLLVGDFLLVEKYAYGIKDPVWRNTLVETGKPDRGDIVVFKYPKDERIDYIKRVVGLPGDRIVYRNKSLYVQPKCEQGQTPCPELKEISRVEVNQGEFNQGAIALTRLREEIGEVTHDLLINPSRREPVGYYYQQDGSRVGEWIVPEGKYFAMGDNRDNSTDSRFWGFVDESQLVGRANVIWMSFEFERGADSILPSWVPTGVRLDRIGGLE, from the coding sequence ATGGCTACCCTGTTTTCTCATATCTTAGTACTGGCTACGCTGGTATGTGGATTAGTCTGGGCGTTCGATCACTTTGTGTTGTTGCCGAAGCGCCAAGCTGCGCTGGCAACAGCCGAAGCCAACAGTGGCGCGCCGTTGGACGAGAACACCCGCACCGGATTGCTGCGTGAGGGGGTTATTGCCGAAAACTGCCACGGGGTGTTCCCGGTGCTGTTTGGTGTGCTGATCTTCCGTTCATTTATATTTGAACCGTTTCAGATCCCATCGGGTTCGATGATGCCAACCTTGTTGGTTGGCGATTTCCTGTTGGTTGAGAAATACGCATACGGCATCAAAGATCCAGTATGGCGCAATACTCTGGTGGAAACCGGCAAACCGGATCGCGGTGACATCGTGGTATTCAAATACCCGAAAGATGAACGCATCGATTACATCAAGCGAGTGGTTGGTCTACCTGGTGATCGCATTGTCTATCGTAACAAGAGCCTGTACGTTCAGCCTAAGTGCGAACAGGGCCAAACCCCTTGTCCTGAGCTGAAAGAGATCTCTCGGGTTGAGGTCAACCAAGGTGAATTTAACCAAGGTGCAATTGCGCTGACCCGTCTGCGTGAAGAGATTGGCGAGGTGACCCACGACCTGCTAATCAACCCAAGCCGTCGCGAGCCGGTAGGCTATTACTATCAGCAAGATGGTAGCCGTGTGGGTGAGTGGATTGTGCCTGAAGGCAAGTACTTTGCTATGGGTGACAACCGCGATAACTCCACTGACAGCCGTTTCTGGGGCTTTGTTGATGAGTCGCAACTAGTTGGTCGAGCGAACGTTATCTGGATGTCATTCGAGTTTGAGCGCGGTGCTGACAGCATCTTACCTAGTTGGGTTCCTACCGGGGTTCGTTTAGACCGTATTGGAGGCCTGGAGTGA
- the lepA gene encoding translation elongation factor 4, whose translation MKHIRNFSIIAHIDHGKSTLSDRLIQHCGGLSEREMESQVLDSMDLERERGITIKAQSVTLDYHAQDGETYQLNFIDTPGHVDFSYEVSRSLASCEGALLVVDAGQGVEAQTLANCYTAIEMDLDVLPILNKIDLPQADPDRVAQEIEDIVGIDAVDATRCSAKTGLGIEDVLETIVRDIPAPEGDPEAPLQASIIDSWFDNYLGVVSLVRIKNGKLKKNDKIKVMSTGQVWGVDRLGIFTPKQVDKTELLCGEVGWVVMGIKEIHGAPVGDTLTHAKNGSDEPLPGFQKVKPQVYAGLFPISSEDYEAFRDALAKLSLNDASLFYEPESSTALGFGFRCGFLGMLHMEIIQERLEREYNLDLITTAPTVVYQVTTTAGEVVMVDNPSGLPAINSIETIAEPIVEANILVPQEYLGNVITLCIERRGVQKDMTYHGNQVAVRYDLPMAEVVLDFFDRLKSTSRGFASLDYNFVRFNEEKMVRVDVLINGDRVDALAMITHVDNAQFRGRQLVEKMRELIPRQMFDVAIQAAIGNQVIARSNVKALRKDVTAKCYGGDVSRKKKLLQKQKEGKKRMKQVGNVEVPQEAFLAILKVGDS comes from the coding sequence ATGAAGCACATTCGAAATTTCTCGATTATCGCCCATATCGATCACGGCAAGTCGACCTTGTCAGACCGATTAATCCAACACTGCGGCGGCTTGTCCGAACGTGAAATGGAATCGCAGGTTTTGGATTCTATGGATTTGGAACGTGAGCGCGGTATTACCATTAAAGCCCAGAGTGTAACTCTGGACTACCATGCCCAAGATGGCGAAACCTACCAGCTGAACTTCATTGACACCCCTGGGCACGTCGACTTTAGCTATGAAGTCTCGCGTTCATTGGCTTCCTGTGAAGGTGCCTTATTGGTGGTTGATGCAGGTCAGGGCGTTGAAGCGCAGACCTTAGCTAACTGTTACACCGCCATCGAAATGGATCTTGATGTTCTGCCAATCCTGAACAAGATCGATCTGCCTCAGGCGGATCCTGATCGTGTTGCCCAAGAGATTGAAGACATCGTTGGCATCGATGCGGTTGATGCCACTCGCTGTTCCGCTAAAACCGGTCTCGGCATCGAAGACGTTCTGGAAACCATCGTCCGCGATATTCCGGCCCCAGAAGGTGATCCAGAAGCGCCGCTGCAGGCCTCTATTATCGATTCATGGTTTGACAACTACCTTGGCGTGGTCTCTTTAGTTCGCATTAAAAACGGTAAACTGAAGAAGAACGACAAGATCAAAGTGATGAGCACCGGTCAGGTGTGGGGCGTTGACCGTTTAGGTATTTTTACGCCAAAACAGGTCGATAAAACCGAACTGTTATGTGGTGAAGTTGGCTGGGTTGTTATGGGTATCAAAGAGATCCATGGTGCCCCAGTAGGCGATACTCTAACCCACGCCAAAAATGGTTCCGATGAGCCGCTGCCGGGCTTCCAGAAAGTGAAGCCGCAGGTATATGCCGGTTTATTCCCAATCTCATCGGAAGATTACGAAGCGTTTCGTGATGCACTGGCGAAACTGTCGTTGAATGACGCCTCGCTATTTTACGAGCCAGAGAGCTCTACCGCACTGGGCTTCGGTTTCCGTTGTGGCTTCCTTGGCATGCTACACATGGAGATTATCCAAGAGCGTCTTGAGCGTGAATACAACTTGGATCTGATCACCACTGCACCAACGGTAGTTTACCAAGTAACCACCACTGCTGGTGAAGTGGTAATGGTAGATAACCCATCGGGTTTGCCTGCCATCAACAGCATCGAAACCATCGCAGAACCAATTGTTGAAGCCAACATTTTGGTACCGCAAGAGTACCTCGGCAACGTGATTACGCTATGTATCGAGCGTCGTGGTGTGCAGAAAGACATGACCTACCACGGCAACCAAGTGGCGGTTCGCTACGACCTACCAATGGCTGAAGTGGTACTGGATTTCTTCGACCGTTTGAAGTCGACCTCCCGCGGTTTCGCTTCGTTGGATTACAACTTCGTGCGCTTTAACGAAGAGAAGATGGTTCGTGTAGACGTACTGATTAACGGCGACCGCGTTGATGCGCTAGCGATGATCACCCACGTTGATAATGCACAGTTCCGTGGTCGTCAGCTGGTTGAGAAGATGCGCGAGCTGATCCCTCGACAGATGTTTGACGTGGCGATTCAGGCTGCTATTGGTAACCAAGTTATTGCTCGTTCTAACGTTAAAGCCCTGCGTAAAGACGTAACCGCTAAGTGTTACGGCGGTGACGTTTCTCGTAAGAAGAAACTGCTGCAGAAGCAGAAAGAGGGTAAAAAGCGTATGAAGCAAGTAGGTAACGTTGAGGTTCCACAGGAAGCGTTCCTTGCCATCTTGAAAGTCGGAGACAGCTAA
- a CDS encoding SoxR reducing system RseC family protein, whose translation MIEAIATVEASQAGTLTISWFSQTACGHCEQADECGSGVVAKAMAPKQNRLTIDSKQHYPIGTQLRVGIAEQDLLKASAAVYLLPLVSGIGMAMAAQATIGTEAVTILASIIGGVIGWAVARSWAAKQPKPLTILGQLGEPLSGA comes from the coding sequence ATGATAGAAGCCATTGCTACGGTTGAGGCGTCACAAGCTGGCACTTTGACTATAAGCTGGTTTAGCCAAACTGCTTGTGGTCACTGCGAACAAGCAGACGAGTGCGGCTCAGGTGTAGTGGCTAAAGCGATGGCACCGAAACAAAATCGGCTCACCATCGACAGTAAACAACACTATCCTATAGGCACCCAGCTGCGAGTTGGTATTGCCGAACAAGATTTGCTTAAGGCCTCTGCCGCGGTTTATTTGTTACCGCTTGTTAGCGGTATCGGTATGGCAATGGCAGCACAAGCTACTATTGGCACTGAGGCCGTTACCATTTTAGCCTCAATAATCGGGGGCGTTATCGGTTGGGCTGTAGCTCGTTCGTGGGCGGCAAAACAGCCAAAACCACTGACCATTCTCGGTCAGTTGGGCGAACCGCTCTCAGGCGCATAG